One window of Novosphingobium sp. P6W genomic DNA carries:
- a CDS encoding adenosylcobinamide-GDP ribazoletransferase codes for MKGLILALQFLTRLPLPQVQADRQDFARAMRWFPVAGLAVAAAVAGPWWLLHSRGPWLAALAGLTGWIAITGALHLDGLGDVADGAGAAHGGRTRLSAVMADPHVGSFAVVVIVLQLMAKLVLLNALPVSKVAALIAVPVLARIAPIAWTLFLPPLHEGLGTAFRSGVGRLHLLFWSLVAIAAALLLDPALLALFIAIPLWGWWLQTRLGGISGDGHGAGIELLETAMLAALVLMP; via the coding sequence ATGAAGGGCCTGATCCTCGCCCTCCAGTTCCTGACCCGGCTGCCGCTGCCGCAAGTGCAGGCGGACAGACAGGATTTCGCCCGCGCCATGCGCTGGTTCCCGGTCGCTGGACTGGCGGTGGCCGCCGCCGTGGCCGGGCCGTGGTGGCTGCTGCATTCGCGCGGCCCGTGGCTGGCGGCATTGGCAGGCCTCACCGGCTGGATCGCGATCACCGGCGCCCTGCACCTCGACGGGCTGGGCGACGTGGCCGACGGCGCAGGCGCAGCGCACGGCGGACGGACGCGGCTTTCCGCCGTGATGGCCGACCCGCACGTCGGCAGCTTCGCAGTGGTGGTGATCGTATTGCAGCTCATGGCCAAGCTGGTCCTGCTTAACGCCTTGCCCGTATCAAAAGTCGCCGCGCTGATCGCCGTCCCGGTGCTGGCGCGCATCGCCCCCATCGCCTGGACCCTGTTCCTGCCGCCCCTTCACGAAGGGCTCGGCACTGCCTTTCGCAGCGGCGTGGGACGGCTCCATCTTCTGTTCTGGAGCCTTGTCGCAATCGCCGCCGCCCTGCTGCTGGACCCGGCGCTGCTGGCCCTGTTCATTGCCATTCCGCTGTGGGGCTGGTGGCTGCAAACGCGCCTTGGCGGCATTTCGGGCGACGGGCACGGCGCCGGGATCGAACTGCTGGAAACCGCGATGCTTGCCGCACTGGTGCTGATGCCATGA
- a CDS encoding MmcB family DNA repair protein, producing MAEADSLSLPHAASPIAAEVARGISRLFARNDIWCLPEMPLRCGRRADLMGIDAKGHVIIVEIKVSRADLLGDGKWTDYLDYCDRFYWGLSPALDRAPLETGVFLPERCGVIVADGYDAEILRPAPLHQLAAARRKVETERLARAAMRRLVTLADPHTLKWGAEE from the coding sequence ATGGCCGAAGCCGATTCTCTTTCACTGCCCCATGCGGCCTCTCCCATCGCCGCGGAAGTTGCGCGCGGGATTTCCCGCCTGTTCGCCCGCAACGACATCTGGTGCCTGCCCGAAATGCCGCTGCGCTGCGGGCGCCGCGCCGATCTCATGGGGATCGATGCGAAGGGCCACGTCATTATTGTCGAGATCAAGGTGTCCCGCGCGGATCTGCTGGGCGACGGCAAGTGGACCGACTATCTCGACTATTGCGACCGTTTCTACTGGGGGCTTTCTCCGGCGCTGGACCGTGCGCCGCTGGAAACCGGGGTGTTCCTGCCCGAACGGTGTGGGGTTATCGTCGCCGATGGTTACGATGCGGAAATACTGCGCCCTGCCCCGCTCCACCAGCTTGCCGCCGCCCGCCGCAAGGTGGAAACGGAGCGGCTTGCCCGCGCGGCGATGCGGCGGCTGGTGACGCTGGCCGATCCGCATACGTTGAAGTGGGGGGCCGAGGAATAG
- the cbiB gene encoding adenosylcobinamide-phosphate synthase CbiB, whose protein sequence is MAEPIAAAALAIEAALGWPNRLHALTGHPVGLFAKIIQSCDRAFNRPHWTDRRRRIAGLATTLLLIALTFASAALAEAAVRSLAGAWAWPILALLAWPAVAARSLDDHVRPILAALEADDLPAARRAVGMIVGRDTTKLDEPGVTRAAIESLAESFCDGVAAPLFWLVVLGLPGAWALKAINTADSMIGHREEPYRAYGWAAARIDDAAMLIPARLSGLLLCLAGGGWRTMARDHARHASPNAGWPESAMAGALGVRLAGPIAYDGVLADKPWIGKDGREAIPQDLARALLIYRRACVILGAFALIVTAGAALWRA, encoded by the coding sequence ATGGCTGAACCCATCGCCGCCGCCGCGCTGGCGATCGAGGCGGCGCTGGGCTGGCCGAACAGGCTCCATGCCCTGACCGGGCACCCGGTGGGCCTCTTCGCAAAGATCATTCAAAGCTGCGACCGGGCCTTCAACCGCCCGCACTGGACGGACCGGCGCCGACGGATTGCCGGACTTGCCACCACCCTGCTGCTGATCGCGCTGACTTTCGCCTCGGCCGCCCTTGCCGAAGCGGCGGTACGCAGCCTGGCCGGCGCATGGGCGTGGCCGATCCTCGCCCTGCTCGCCTGGCCTGCGGTGGCCGCGCGCAGCCTCGACGATCACGTGCGCCCCATCCTTGCCGCCCTCGAAGCGGATGACCTGCCAGCGGCCCGCCGCGCCGTGGGCATGATCGTCGGGCGCGATACCACTAAGTTGGACGAACCCGGCGTCACCCGCGCTGCAATCGAGAGCCTTGCCGAAAGTTTCTGCGACGGCGTTGCGGCGCCGTTGTTCTGGCTCGTCGTGCTTGGCCTGCCCGGTGCATGGGCGCTTAAAGCGATCAACACCGCCGACAGCATGATTGGCCACCGCGAAGAACCATACCGCGCCTATGGCTGGGCCGCCGCACGGATCGACGACGCCGCGATGCTGATTCCCGCACGCCTTTCCGGACTGCTGCTGTGCCTGGCCGGAGGCGGCTGGCGGACTATGGCCCGCGATCATGCCCGCCACGCCTCGCCCAATGCCGGTTGGCCGGAAAGCGCGATGGCCGGCGCGCTCGGCGTCCGGCTGGCCGGGCCGATCGCCTACGACGGCGTGCTTGCCGACAAGCCGTGGATCGGGAAGGACGGGCGCGAAGCCATCCCGCAGGACCTTGCCCGCGCCCTTTTGATCTACCGGCGCGCCTGCGTCATACTGGGAGCATTCGCCTTGATCGTGACGGCAGGAGCAGCACTATGGCGGGCCTGA
- a CDS encoding threonine-phosphate decarboxylase has product MTQPFLHHGGRLGEAARTFGGAPTDWLDLSTGLNPVPWHPGKTPSCDWTALPDPDALAALEHEAARHFGADPARVCAVPGSETALRLLALLLNLPGRALTPAYRTHAEAFTPSRPIAFAEVPQRPEVVVLANPNNPDGLLRAPAAIRSWHESIAATGGWLIVDEAFADCQPEISVAPDVQPGARLVVLRSFGKFFGLAALRLGFVIAPPSLAARLRSVLGSWPLHAAALTIGRAAYADHEWSARTRAELPRRAAALNAVLQRHGFSPQGACPLFRYLTGCDAEGLFTRLAQAQILTRPFAQYPDTLRLGVPADVRALARLDRALAHG; this is encoded by the coding sequence ATGACCCAGCCATTCCTCCACCACGGCGGCCGCCTTGGCGAGGCGGCGCGCACGTTCGGCGGCGCGCCCACCGATTGGCTAGACCTCTCTACCGGCCTTAACCCCGTCCCGTGGCACCCAGGCAAAACCCCCAGCTGCGACTGGACGGCCCTGCCCGATCCCGATGCCCTCGCCGCCCTGGAACATGAGGCCGCGCGCCATTTCGGCGCCGATCCGGCGCGGGTCTGCGCCGTGCCGGGAAGCGAGACGGCGCTGCGCCTGCTGGCCTTGCTGCTAAACCTCCCCGGACGCGCCCTGACCCCCGCCTACCGCACTCATGCCGAGGCGTTCACCCCTTCGCGCCCCATCGCGTTCGCCGAAGTACCGCAGCGCCCCGAAGTCGTCGTCCTTGCCAATCCCAACAATCCCGACGGCCTGCTGCGCGCCCCCGCCGCGATCCGCAGCTGGCACGAATCCATCGCCGCCACCGGAGGCTGGCTGATCGTCGACGAAGCCTTTGCCGACTGTCAGCCCGAAATCAGCGTCGCGCCGGACGTCCAGCCGGGGGCAAGGCTGGTCGTCCTGCGCTCGTTCGGCAAGTTCTTCGGGCTTGCCGCGCTGCGCCTCGGCTTCGTGATCGCCCCGCCCTCGCTCGCCGCGCGGCTACGCAGTGTGCTGGGCAGCTGGCCGCTCCACGCCGCTGCTCTGACCATCGGCCGCGCCGCCTACGCCGATCATGAATGGAGCGCCCGCACCCGCGCCGAACTGCCGCGCCGCGCCGCTGCGCTCAATGCCGTGCTGCAAAGGCACGGCTTCAGCCCGCAAGGCGCCTGCCCGCTGTTCCGCTATCTGACCGGGTGCGATGCCGAAGGGCTGTTCACTCGTCTTGCGCAGGCGCAAATCCTCACCCGCCCCTTCGCCCAGTACCCCGATACGCTGCGCCTTGGCGTGCCCGCCGATGTGCGCGCGCTGGCCCGGCTGGACCGGGCGCTGGCCCATGGCTGA
- a CDS encoding histidine phosphatase family protein, with product MTEILVHLMRHGIPVQPNLLLGQRDDAPLPSGTAKCVAAAEGLAFERVISSDLSRAHIPAARIAAARGASHTVDARWRELDFGAWTGLAPTQVDPAAHARFWEDPEANAPPEGERWSQLSARVGAALAGIDASTLILTHGGAMRAALAALFHMEHRHVWSFDLPYSCVLTLRVWPGEAVPIAQIVGLTT from the coding sequence ATGACCGAAATCCTCGTCCACCTCATGCGCCACGGCATCCCGGTCCAGCCGAACCTGCTGCTCGGCCAGCGCGACGATGCCCCCCTCCCCAGCGGAACCGCCAAGTGCGTGGCGGCGGCAGAGGGGCTGGCGTTCGAGCGGGTGATCTCCTCCGACCTTTCGCGCGCCCACATCCCGGCCGCCCGGATCGCCGCTGCGCGCGGCGCTTCGCATACCGTGGATGCCCGCTGGCGCGAACTCGACTTCGGCGCATGGACCGGCCTCGCCCCCACGCAGGTGGACCCCGCCGCTCACGCCCGCTTCTGGGAAGACCCTGAGGCGAACGCCCCGCCCGAAGGCGAACGCTGGTCCCAGCTCAGCGCCCGCGTCGGCGCGGCGCTGGCCGGGATCGATGCCTCCACCCTCATCCTGACCCACGGCGGCGCGATGCGCGCGGCGCTGGCGGCATTGTTCCACATGGAACATCGCCACGTCTGGTCCTTCGACCTGCCCTATTCCTGCGTCCTTACCTTGCGCGTGTGGCCGGGTGAGGCTGTGCCGATCGCGCAGATCGTGGGCCTGACCACATGA
- the cobT gene encoding nicotinate-nucleotide--dimethylbenzimidazole phosphoribosyltransferase translates to MIRFADPAAFAAALATLPKADGASRDAAADRQSRLTKPAGALGRLEDIAVFMAGWQGCERPRVDTVQAVVFAGNHGVAAQGVSAYPPEVTVQMVANFKTGGAAINALTKACAADLSIVALDLDRPTGDITRAPAMSVEECLDALNRGADSLREGTQLLLVGEMGIGNTTPAAALCAQALGGEVRDWIGRGTGLDDAGLARKAAAVEAALALHGPDCTTAFETLRRLGGREIAAMAGAILAARLRRVPVLLDGFIASAAIAPLARDNPDLTQHCLAAHYSAEAGHTRLLAALKLEPLLNLGLRLGEGTGAALAVPIVRAALAAHSEMATFQEAAVAGGQ, encoded by the coding sequence ATGATCCGCTTCGCTGATCCCGCCGCCTTCGCCGCCGCGCTGGCCACTTTGCCCAAGGCCGATGGCGCCAGCCGCGATGCCGCCGCCGATCGCCAGTCCCGCCTCACCAAACCGGCGGGCGCGCTGGGGCGGCTTGAGGATATCGCCGTGTTCATGGCCGGCTGGCAAGGGTGCGAACGCCCCCGCGTGGACACCGTGCAAGCGGTCGTCTTCGCCGGTAACCACGGCGTCGCGGCGCAGGGCGTCAGCGCCTATCCGCCCGAAGTGACGGTGCAGATGGTCGCCAATTTCAAGACCGGCGGCGCGGCGATCAATGCCCTGACGAAAGCCTGCGCAGCCGATCTTTCGATCGTCGCCCTCGACCTGGACCGCCCCACCGGCGACATCACGCGGGCCCCCGCCATGAGCGTGGAGGAATGCCTCGATGCCCTGAACCGGGGCGCGGACTCGTTGCGCGAAGGCACGCAGCTGCTGCTGGTGGGCGAGATGGGCATCGGCAACACCACGCCCGCTGCCGCCCTGTGCGCGCAGGCGCTGGGCGGCGAGGTGCGGGACTGGATCGGGCGCGGCACCGGGCTGGACGATGCCGGCCTCGCCCGCAAGGCCGCCGCCGTGGAGGCTGCGCTGGCGCTCCATGGACCGGACTGCACCACTGCCTTCGAAACCCTGCGCCGCCTTGGCGGGCGCGAGATCGCGGCGATGGCAGGCGCCATCCTTGCCGCCCGGCTGCGGCGGGTTCCGGTGCTGCTGGACGGCTTCATCGCCTCCGCCGCGATCGCTCCGCTGGCGCGCGATAACCCTGATCTGACGCAGCACTGCCTTGCCGCGCACTACTCCGCCGAAGCGGGGCACACCCGGTTGCTGGCCGCGCTGAAGCTCGAACCCCTGCTGAACCTCGGCCTGCGCTTGGGCGAAGGCACCGGCGCTGCGCTGGCCGTGCCCATCGTGCGCGCGGCTCTGGCGGCACACAGCGAGATGGCCACATTCCAGGAAGCCGCCGTGGCGGGCGGGCAGTAA
- a CDS encoding DUF1636 domain-containing protein: MLEPVAPGPSVVVCNTCRLGADEREDGEGRRGGALLEQALRDVQAADPKLQGVAVQGMPCLFACTRHCTVHIRAPGKVGYVLGDFAPDEDAARAILEYAAAHAASEEGRVPFREWPQGVKGHFITRTPPEGFVCT; this comes from the coding sequence ATGCTTGAACCCGTAGCCCCCGGCCCTTCGGTCGTCGTGTGCAATACCTGCCGCCTTGGCGCCGACGAGCGCGAGGACGGCGAAGGCCGGCGCGGCGGCGCGCTGCTCGAACAGGCGCTGCGCGATGTGCAGGCGGCAGATCCGAAATTGCAGGGCGTGGCGGTACAGGGAATGCCCTGCCTGTTCGCCTGCACCCGCCACTGCACCGTCCACATCCGCGCACCCGGCAAGGTGGGCTACGTATTGGGCGATTTCGCGCCGGATGAGGACGCCGCCCGCGCCATCCTGGAATATGCGGCGGCACACGCCGCCAGCGAGGAAGGCCGCGTGCCGTTCCGCGAATGGCCGCAGGGCGTGAAAGGCCACTTCATCACCCGCACCCCGCCCGAAGGGTTCGTCTGCACATGA
- the cobU gene encoding bifunctional adenosylcobinamide kinase/adenosylcobinamide-phosphate guanylyltransferase, which yields MSGALFVLGGARSGKSRYAQGRVESHPGTLAYIATAQAFDAEMEHRIARHQDDRDARWTTLEEPLDLAGAIDRAAQQADAVLVDCLTLWLTNLILADMPLDEPVAALGKAMDRCPCPLVLVSNEVGMSIVPENALARRFRDEAGRLNQTVAAWADEVQFIAAGLPLKLK from the coding sequence ATGAGCGGCGCCCTGTTCGTGCTGGGCGGCGCGCGCTCGGGCAAGAGCCGCTATGCGCAAGGCCGCGTGGAATCGCATCCGGGCACCCTCGCCTATATCGCCACCGCGCAGGCCTTCGACGCCGAGATGGAACATCGCATCGCCCGCCACCAGGACGACCGGGACGCCCGCTGGACCACGCTGGAGGAGCCGCTGGACCTTGCCGGCGCCATCGACCGCGCCGCGCAGCAAGCAGACGCGGTGCTGGTGGACTGCCTGACGCTGTGGCTTACCAACCTGATACTGGCGGACATGCCGCTGGACGAACCCGTCGCCGCGCTGGGCAAGGCGATGGACCGCTGCCCGTGCCCGCTGGTGCTGGTATCGAACGAGGTGGGGATGAGCATCGTGCCCGAAAACGCACTTGCCCGCCGGTTCCGCGACGAAGCGGGGCGCCTGAACCAGACGGTCGCGGCCTGGGCGGATGAAGTTCAGTTCATCGCGGCGGGCCTGCCGTTGAAACTCAAATAG
- a CDS encoding cobyric acid synthase, whose amino-acid sequence MAGLMLQGTGSDVGKSVLVAGLCRAAANRGLKVLPFKPQNMSNNAAVTPDGGEIGRAQALQALAARAPLHVDMNPVLLKPQADRTSQLIVLGQVRGTLGAANFREARRPLLPEVLASYRRLEARCDLVLVEGAGSPAEINLRAGDIANMGFAREANVPVVLAGDIDRGGVIAAVVGTRAVIDPEDAAMIRGFLINKFRGDPALFADGYTAIERLSGWRGFGVLPWVPAVAQLPSEDAVVLERGLGAAPGKLLIACPILPRIANFDDLDPLRQESGVEVAMIPPGSPIPQSAALIVLPGSKATIADLAFLRAQGWDIDVLAHHRRGGAVLGICGGYQMLGTAVADPQGIEGPPGEVAGLGLLDVATVLGNRKALAEVEGTALGARFKGYEMHMGVTGGPDALRAFASLDGGGSSARSDGAISRDGLVLGTYCHGLLARPDLRAALLARIGAQSDGFDNDARVDAALDALAAAMEEHLDIDDLLALAGVRT is encoded by the coding sequence ATGGCGGGCCTGATGCTGCAGGGGACCGGCTCGGACGTCGGCAAGTCGGTGCTGGTTGCGGGGCTGTGCCGCGCGGCGGCCAACCGGGGCCTTAAGGTGCTGCCCTTCAAGCCGCAAAACATGTCGAACAACGCCGCCGTCACCCCCGATGGCGGCGAGATCGGCCGCGCGCAGGCGCTGCAGGCGCTGGCCGCCCGCGCCCCGTTGCATGTCGACATGAACCCGGTGCTGCTGAAACCGCAGGCAGACCGCACTTCGCAGCTCATCGTGCTTGGGCAGGTACGCGGCACGCTGGGCGCCGCCAATTTCCGCGAGGCGCGCCGCCCGCTGCTGCCCGAAGTGCTGGCCAGCTACCGCCGGCTGGAGGCCCGCTGCGACCTCGTGCTCGTCGAAGGCGCAGGCTCACCCGCCGAGATCAACCTGCGCGCCGGAGACATCGCCAACATGGGCTTCGCGCGCGAGGCGAACGTGCCGGTAGTCTTGGCAGGCGATATCGACCGAGGCGGGGTGATCGCCGCCGTGGTCGGCACCCGCGCCGTGATCGACCCCGAGGACGCAGCCATGATCCGCGGGTTCCTCATCAACAAGTTCCGGGGCGATCCGGCCCTGTTCGCAGACGGCTACACCGCGATCGAGCGGCTTTCCGGCTGGCGCGGTTTCGGGGTGCTGCCCTGGGTGCCCGCCGTTGCCCAGCTGCCCAGTGAAGATGCCGTGGTGCTGGAACGCGGCCTTGGCGCCGCGCCCGGAAAACTGCTGATCGCCTGCCCGATCCTGCCGCGCATCGCCAATTTCGACGATCTCGACCCGCTGCGCCAGGAAAGCGGTGTGGAGGTGGCGATGATCCCGCCCGGCAGCCCGATCCCGCAAAGCGCCGCGCTGATCGTCCTGCCCGGCTCAAAGGCGACCATCGCCGACCTTGCCTTCCTGCGCGCGCAGGGGTGGGACATCGACGTTCTCGCCCACCATCGGCGCGGCGGCGCGGTGCTGGGGATCTGCGGCGGCTACCAGATGCTGGGCACCGCCGTGGCCGACCCCCAGGGCATCGAGGGACCGCCGGGCGAAGTCGCCGGCCTTGGTCTGCTGGATGTCGCCACCGTGCTGGGAAACCGCAAGGCGCTGGCAGAGGTCGAAGGCACCGCGCTGGGTGCGCGGTTCAAGGGCTATGAAATGCACATGGGCGTGACCGGCGGCCCTGACGCGCTGCGCGCTTTCGCCAGCCTCGATGGCGGCGGGTCGAGCGCCCGCAGCGACGGCGCGATCAGCCGCGACGGGCTGGTTCTGGGCACATATTGCCACGGCCTGCTGGCCCGCCCGGACCTGCGCGCCGCCCTGCTCGCCCGAATCGGCGCGCAGTCGGACGGTTTCGACAACGACGCCCGCGTCGATGCCGCGCTCGATGCGCTGGCAGCGGCCATGGAGGAACATCTGGATATCGACGACCTGCTTGCACTGGCGGGCGTGCGGACATGA
- a CDS encoding DEAD/DEAH box helicase, whose translation MSYFSELGLAEPILRALAVKGYTDPSPIQRKAIPSLLEGRDLLGIAQTGTGKTAAFSLPSLHRLANNPKPRQNAGCRMLVLSPTRELAAQIADNMKGYAKFLDLSIQCIFGGVPVGKQARALERGCDILVATPGRLLDLIDQRALTLKHVEIFVLDEADQMMDLGFIVPLKRVANMLPAGRQSLFFSATMPQAIADLGRQFINNPVKVEVAPQSTTAERVEQYAVMINQAEKQALLTLSLRAGLADDAADNATHGAIDRALVFSRTKHGADRIVRHLVAAGIPAAAIHGNKSQAQRTAALGGFRQGAIRVLVATDIAARGIDVSGVSHVYNYEIPNVAEQYVHRIGRTARAGATGVAISYVAADEKPYIRDIERLTRVKLDLLPLPEDFQNQAARLPAPARVAPAAPQGGGRGQGGGRGGQGGKSGGSRQPRRDGAAGEEGGERKRSFRPRGPKGLGAHKGAVRRTTG comes from the coding sequence ATGTCCTATTTCTCCGAACTTGGTCTTGCCGAGCCGATCCTCCGCGCGCTCGCAGTCAAGGGCTATACCGATCCCTCACCCATCCAGCGCAAGGCCATTCCTTCGCTCCTCGAAGGCCGCGACCTGCTTGGCATCGCGCAGACCGGAACCGGCAAGACCGCCGCGTTCTCGCTGCCTTCGCTGCACCGCCTCGCCAACAACCCCAAGCCGCGCCAGAACGCCGGCTGCCGCATGCTGGTGCTGTCCCCGACGCGCGAACTGGCAGCGCAGATCGCCGACAACATGAAGGGTTACGCCAAGTTCCTGGATCTTTCGATCCAGTGCATCTTCGGCGGCGTTCCCGTGGGCAAGCAGGCCCGCGCCCTTGAGCGTGGCTGCGACATCCTCGTCGCCACCCCGGGCCGCCTGCTCGACCTGATCGACCAGCGCGCGCTGACGCTGAAGCACGTTGAAATCTTCGTGCTCGACGAAGCCGACCAGATGATGGACCTTGGTTTCATCGTCCCGCTCAAGCGCGTCGCCAACATGCTGCCCGCCGGCCGCCAGAGCCTGTTCTTCTCGGCCACCATGCCGCAGGCGATCGCAGACCTGGGCCGCCAGTTCATCAACAACCCGGTCAAGGTCGAAGTCGCTCCGCAGTCGACCACGGCAGAGCGCGTCGAACAGTACGCGGTCATGATCAACCAGGCCGAAAAGCAGGCGCTGCTGACCCTGTCGCTGCGCGCCGGCCTTGCCGATGACGCTGCCGATAACGCCACCCACGGCGCCATCGACCGCGCACTGGTGTTCAGCCGCACCAAGCACGGCGCCGACCGCATCGTGCGCCACCTTGTCGCCGCCGGCATTCCCGCCGCCGCGATCCACGGCAACAAGAGCCAAGCCCAGCGCACCGCCGCGCTCGGCGGCTTCCGCCAGGGCGCCATCCGCGTTCTGGTCGCCACCGACATCGCCGCACGCGGCATCGACGTCTCGGGCGTCAGCCACGTCTACAACTACGAAATCCCGAACGTGGCCGAACAGTACGTCCACCGCATCGGCCGCACCGCGCGCGCCGGCGCCACCGGCGTTGCGATCAGCTACGTCGCCGCCGACGAGAAGCCCTACATCCGCGACATCGAGCGCCTGACCCGCGTCAAGCTGGACCTGCTGCCGCTGCCGGAAGACTTCCAGAACCAGGCCGCTCGCCTGCCTGCTCCTGCACGCGTGGCCCCGGCCGCACCGCAGGGCGGCGGACGCGGCCAGGGCGGTGGGCGTGGCGGCCAGGGCGGCAAGAGCGGCGGCAGCCGCCAGCCGCGCCGCGATGGCGCCGCCGGTGAAGAGGGCGGCGAGCGCAAGCGCAGCTTCCGTCCGCGCGGTCCCAAGGGTCTGGGCGCGCATAAGGGTGCCGTTCGCCGCACCACGGGCTGA